A stretch of Apostichopus japonicus isolate 1M-3 chromosome 9, ASM3797524v1, whole genome shotgun sequence DNA encodes these proteins:
- the LOC139974308 gene encoding lysozyme 1-like → MNPQITRSGLLLLIVMAASGQVPSDCLKCICFVESTCTIPSPLCHMDVGSLSCGPYQIKLGYWQDARLKGGSLDGDWQKCSATFDCSERAVQGYMARYATYARLEHNPTCEDFARIHNGGPNGFKNPATEKYWLRVKKCLDMSNN, encoded by the exons ATGAATCCACAAATAACTAGATCGGGTTTGCTCCTTCTCATCGTTATGGCAG CGTCTGGACAAGTTCCTTCTGATTGCCTAAAGTGCATCTGTTTTGTAGAGTCCACTTGCACTATACCTTCCCCATTGTGTCATATGGATGTAGGATCACTGTCATGTGGTCCTTACCAAATCAAACTAGGCTACTGGCAGGATGCTAGGCTGAAGGGAGGTAGTCTGGATGGAG ATTGGCAGAAATGTTCAGCAACCTTTGACTGCAGTGAACGGGCTGTACAGGGTTATATGGCACGGTACGCAACCTATGCCCGTCTAGAGCATAATCCTACCTGTGAGGATTTTGCGCGGATACACAACGGCGGACCAAATGGGTTCAAGAATCCAGCAACTGAAAAATATTGGTTGAGAGTGAAGAAATGTCTTGACATGAGCAACAACTGA